The Liquorilactobacillus nagelii DSM 13675 DNA window CTCGCCAGAGAGCTGCATTGAAAGAATTTGCGGCAGCCGGTGGTGAAAATGTCAGTGGTGAAGGTTCAATATTTGAGCGATTTAAAAAGCATGGAAAACGTTAATTAGTTTAACTTGAGGTTATAAGTATAAAACGAGTGACAAAAGCAATAAGTTTGCCTTTGCTACTCGTTTTTTATAGAGTTGTTGATTTGAGGGTGATTGTATTCAAGAAACACGACTGGTATAATTTTAATGGATAGACACGGAAGAAAGCAGGCACAAGAATGAATTTAACAGAAATGCAAGAACGACAACGGCGAATTCGCAATTTTTCGATTGTGGCCCATATCGATCATGGTAAATCGACGCTGGCTGATCGAATCTTAGAATTAACGGATACCGTTTCCAAGCGCGAAATGCAAGATCAACTGCTTGATTCGATGGAGCTTGAACGTGAACGGGGAATTACTATCAAACTAAATGCAGTTGAATTGCATTACCATGCTGATGACGGTGAAACTTATATTTTTCATTTAATTGATACACCAGGACATGTTGATTTCTCTTATGAAGTTTCGCGTAGTCTAGCTGCTTGCGAGGGAGCTGTTTTAGTTGTTGATGCAGCTCAAGGAGTTGAGGCTCAGACTTTAGCTAATGTATATTTGGCGATTGATGATGATTTAGAAATTGTTCCTGTAATTAATAAAATTGACTTACCTTCAGCACAACCGGAAGTTGTCCGGCAGCAGATTGAAGATGTGATTGGAATTGATGCGTCAGATGCTGTTTTGGCCAGTGCTAAACAAGGAATTGGTATCAAGGAAATTCTTGAAAAAATTGTCCGCCAAGTTCCAGCACCAACTGGTGATCTAACGGCTCCTTTGAAAGCTTTGATTTTTGATTCAGTTTACGATGACTATCGAGGGGTGGTCTTAAGTGTTCGGGTCGTTGATGGAATCGTTAAACCGGGCGATCGAATTCGACTGATGAATGGACAAACAGAATATGAGGTTACGGAAGTTGGGGTTAACTCTCCTAAACCGTTAAAGCGAGATTTATTGATGGCCGGTGATGTTGGTTATTTGACGGCCAGCATTAAGGATATTCAGGACACTCGAGTTGGAGATACAGTGACTTTGGCCAATAATCCGGCTGATAAAGCTTTAGTTGGTTATCGCGAAATGAATCCGATGGTTTATTCTGGTTTGTATCCGACTGATAATGCTAAATATAATGATTTGCGCGAAGCCTTAGAAAAGTTAAAATTAAACGATGCTGCACTCGAATTTGAGCCAGAAACATCTCAAGCTTTAGGCTTTGGATTTCGTTGCGGATTTTTAGGCTTATTGCATATGGATGTTGTCCAAGAACGCTTAGAACGTGAATTTAGTATGGACTTAATTACCACTGCGCCAACGGTTACTTATGATGTTGAATTAACTGACGGTCAACACTTAACAGTGGACAATCCTTCTGAATTGCCTGAAAGTTCACAAATTAAACAGATTAATGAACCATTTGTGAAAGCAACGATCATGGTACCTAATGATTATGTCGGTGCCGTGATGGAACTTTGTCAACGCAAACGAGGACAATTTGTGACGATGAATTATTTAGATGATTATCGGGTTGACGTTATTTATCAAATGCCTCTGGCTGAAATTATTTTCGATTTTTTTGATCGATTGAAATCAAGTACTCGTGGTTATGCGTCATTAGATTATGAAATTAGTGACAATCAACCAAGTGACTTAGTTAAAATTGATATTTTATTAAATTCGCAAAAAATTGATGCTTTGAGTTTTATTACCCACCGTCAAACAGCCCAGCAGCGTGGACGAGAAATTACAACTAAGTTAAAGAAAATTATTCCGCGACAAAATTTTGAAATTCCGATTCAAGCAGCAATAGGTGCCAAAATTATTGCCCGAACTAATATTAAAGCTTATCGTAAAGATGTTACTTCGCGAATTCATACAGGTGATCCAGATCGGCGAGCAAAGCTGTTGGAAAAGCAAAAACGAGGTAAGAAGCGAATGAAATCAGTTGGTCGTGTTGTGGTTCCGCAAGAAGCTTTTATGGCTGTTTTACAAACTGACGAAGAAGAATAAGTTAACCGCTAATAAAAAGACCAGCAAATTAACTTGCTGATCTTTTTTGTTTAAAGACATTCGGTCATAAATGATATAGAATTAGGCCACTGATGAATGTTAGCAAAATACCTAACAGACTTAGCCAAATGCTGTGATAAAAATTACGTAGCCTAAAATGAGTAATTAGATAACTGCAAATTATTAGAATTAAGCCACTAATCAGAGCAAGTAAGTAAAAAAAGTTTAGAGGTAGCGTCAACTCACAAATTAAAATAGCTAAAATTAAAAGCCAATTTCGCGAATTACGATACCACGGTAAATTCCCAAAAAAAAGACTTTTGTAGTCCAAACGGTTATTTTTAATTGCTTGGTATAATTTTAGTAAAAGTAGAAATAACCAGCTGAGATATAGGCCTAAACCAATAAATTTTAACATTTAGCTGTCGCCTCCTTAAAAATGTTTAGTCAGATAAATACCCATTATTTAAGTTATCATAGAGTTCTTTTTTAATTTAATTTTAACAAAACTTCTAATGATTTACTAGTAATAATCGGTCTGTGGCTTTTTTCTCGAAAAGATTGTCATAATGAGAGTGAAATATTACTATATAGTTAGTAGCAGTTTTTTATTCAGGAGGTGGAGAACTTGAAGCAGACTTTACCAGATTTTTTGGCAAACGGGATTGAACAACTTGATTTTGATGGAGACATCCAATTAACTTGGAACGAAGCCAAACGAACTTTTAATTTAGAATTAACTTTTTTTGCCCAAAATAATTTACATGATGCGATTTTTGATTTGACGGGAGTTGAATCAGATGAACCGATTGTCACCTTTGTTGATGCTGTTTTAATCTATGATCAAAATAGTTTTAAACCAGATCAGGTAGCAAACGATTATCTAGCTTGTTTGCCATTTGCTGGTAAGCAGGGGTGGTCGACTGCGATGGGGCGCGCTTTTTTCCGTTATTTACAGATTGTGCTAGATAATGGAGAATCTGATTTGCTTGATTTTTTAAATGATCAAGAAGTTGCTGTGTTTGAATTAGAATGGTCACCAAATGAATTCGAAAAGATTTTGCAGCAATATCAACAGGAAAGTGATCAGCGTTTGCCTTATCCTGAATAAATTGGAGGAAAATGTTTTGCAATGGCAAAAATTAGTAGTTCAAGTCAATAATCAAGCCCGGGCAGCAGTTGAAAATATTTTACTTGAAGCTGGCAGTTTGGGTAATCAGCTCATAACTGATCAACTTTCAGAACAGATTAAAATTATTGGTTATTTTGATCAAGATCAGGATTTATCGGTCAAGATAAAGGAAATTAACAGCAGAATTACCGAATTGAAAACGTTTGGACTTGACCCTGGCCGAGTAGATTTACAACTTGAGCAAATTAATGAAACTAGCTGGATTCATCAATGGGAGAAATACTATAATATCCAACACATTAGTCGTTTCTTGACGATTGTTCCCCGTTGGAAAGATTATCAATCTAAAGATTCACGTGAAACTGTTTTACGATTAGATCCAGGAAAATCATTTGGAACAGGGATGCATCCAACCACTGTTTTGGCTCTCCATCAACTTGAGTTTTTATTAAAACCAAATACTCGAGTTTTTGATGTTGGAGCTGGCTCGGGAGTTTTGAGTATTGCCGCCAGTTTGTTGGGT harbors:
- the lepA gene encoding translation elongation factor 4, with product MNLTEMQERQRRIRNFSIVAHIDHGKSTLADRILELTDTVSKREMQDQLLDSMELERERGITIKLNAVELHYHADDGETYIFHLIDTPGHVDFSYEVSRSLAACEGAVLVVDAAQGVEAQTLANVYLAIDDDLEIVPVINKIDLPSAQPEVVRQQIEDVIGIDASDAVLASAKQGIGIKEILEKIVRQVPAPTGDLTAPLKALIFDSVYDDYRGVVLSVRVVDGIVKPGDRIRLMNGQTEYEVTEVGVNSPKPLKRDLLMAGDVGYLTASIKDIQDTRVGDTVTLANNPADKALVGYREMNPMVYSGLYPTDNAKYNDLREALEKLKLNDAALEFEPETSQALGFGFRCGFLGLLHMDVVQERLEREFSMDLITTAPTVTYDVELTDGQHLTVDNPSELPESSQIKQINEPFVKATIMVPNDYVGAVMELCQRKRGQFVTMNYLDDYRVDVIYQMPLAEIIFDFFDRLKSSTRGYASLDYEISDNQPSDLVKIDILLNSQKIDALSFITHRQTAQQRGREITTKLKKIIPRQNFEIPIQAAIGAKIIARTNIKAYRKDVTSRIHTGDPDRRAKLLEKQKRGKKRMKSVGRVVVPQEAFMAVLQTDEEE
- a CDS encoding DUF3013 family protein — encoded protein: MKQTLPDFLANGIEQLDFDGDIQLTWNEAKRTFNLELTFFAQNNLHDAIFDLTGVESDEPIVTFVDAVLIYDQNSFKPDQVANDYLACLPFAGKQGWSTAMGRAFFRYLQIVLDNGESDLLDFLNDQEVAVFELEWSPNEFEKILQQYQQESDQRLPYPE
- the prmA gene encoding 50S ribosomal protein L11 methyltransferase, with the translated sequence MQWQKLVVQVNNQARAAVENILLEAGSLGNQLITDQLSEQIKIIGYFDQDQDLSVKIKEINSRITELKTFGLDPGRVDLQLEQINETSWIHQWEKYYNIQHISRFLTIVPRWKDYQSKDSRETVLRLDPGKSFGTGMHPTTVLALHQLEFLLKPNTRVFDVGAGSGVLSIAASLLGSGEVVAFENDPEAVLAAKKNLALNPMAQKVSFHQSNLLAAADGKADLMLANILPEVLVQLIPTVGNYLVHNGRFILSGINSAKEKLIIDLLAANGFVIESSSQMQDWCALVAKFEQD